The sequence below is a genomic window from Bacilli bacterium.
GTGGACTTCCCGCTGCCGCTGTTGCCGATGATCGCCATCATTTCGCCGTCGTCGACATGGATGTTCAGTCCATGCAGGGCAACAACTTCGACGTCTTCGGATTTGTAAATTTTCACGAGGCTGTCGCAGGTTATCACTTATCACCGCTCCTCTCCCAATTTTACCGCCTGATGCACGCGCAATCTGCGAATATGCATAAGCAAAAGCGTCGCGCCGGCTATCAGCATGATCATGACGACAATGCCGATTTGCAGCGAATCTTTAAAATCGAAGACGACGCGGAACGGCGGAACCTGCATTTGCGAATCTTCGGTCGTTTGCAGGAAGGGCAAATACAAATAGCTTGCCAGTCTGCCGATCGCAAAGCCCAGCACGATGGATAAACCGGCGGTAAATACTTGTTCCAGCAACAGCATGCCGGTCAATTGCTTGCGGGAAAGCCCCATGGCGCGCAAAACGCCAAACTGCACCACCCTGCTCGACAAGTTGAAAAACCAATACAGCAAATATCCGATAAAGGAAATGGCAACCGAGACAAGAAAGCCAAGGCTTAAAATGCCAAACACGCCGCCGCGGGCGGGATGTTTCCGCTGCGTCAGCAATTCGTTCTTCACATTCTCGATCGCGGATATGGTGATGTCATGTTCCTGCAATTCCTGCACCGCGGGAGTAAGCATCGCGCCGTCTTTCATTTTCAGCCAAACTTCATATGGCATGAGCGGAACCTGATCGTAAATATAATCAAGATTGACGATAAAAAACGGCATTTGCTGCGGATACTCGGTCGGCCAATACGGAACGGTGCCAACCACGACAAATTCCACGGCTTGCTGCTGCAAGGAAATGGTGAACAAGTCGCCGGGTTTCAGCCGGTACTTTTCGGCGAAATCAGCCGATACGAGCGCCGCTGCCCCATTTAACTCATCATACGCGCCCAGCAGGTTCAAATATTGGCGGGGCGAATACGGAAACAAGTCGTTGCGAAACCAGGCCACCTTGGCAAAATCCACATTATCGATCCCCATGACCGCGCCCATGCCTACCGATCGGCCGGATACGACGACATTGCCTTTTGTGCGCAAAACGCGGGCAGCCGCTTCGACACCCGGCAAATGCCGAAAAATTTCAAACGGCGGTTCGACATACCGGATATTTGTATCGAAAGAAACGTCCGGACCGGGAAAACCGGGGGCTCCGCCATTCTGACCGCCGCCGTTTTGCCCGCCGTCTTGTCCGCTTTCATTGCCGCCGTTTTGCCCGCCGCCAGCGTTTCCGGGGTCTTGCGGCAAAGCGTCGCTCACGCCTTCCCAAACGGTTTGCACAATGACATCTGTGCCGTATTTGTATAACGTGCGTTCTGTAGAGTTCAAGTCAATGGTGCGCGCCGCCGATGAATCGTAAACTCCCAGGCCAAGCGTCAGGATTAGGAGCAGCATGAGCGGAAAATACGCTTTGGACGAGCGCGACAGTTGCGTCAGGGTCAAATATAGCGGCACCGGCAAGAACTTACCGCCCAATCGGTTGACGAGCCGCAAAATCCATGGAAAAATGCGCAAAAAACACAACCCGATCGCAAATATCGTGAGCGCCGGCACAAAAAACAGCAACGGATCCAATTGCAGCTGGTCGTTTGACAATCCCGTCGCAAAGCTGAGCATTTGCCGCTCATAGAACAAATACCAGCCGTATCCCGCGACGCAAAGCAGAGCCACATCCAGAAACCAGCGCTGCCAGAGCGGTTTGCGGTCAAGGCGCGCCATTTGCTGTTTTAATCCGACGATCGTCGAGCGGGCATACCGGATCGCCGGGATGACCGCCGCCAAAATCGCGATCAGAACGGCAGCCAACGCATACACAAATGTGCCCGCGGACACGTCAACGGGGATTGCCTTGCGGTCGACAAAAGTCAAAAACCCGCTGGAAGACCCGATGCTTTTTGCCATAAACCAGCCCACGAGCGGCCCAATGACCAGTGAAACGCCGCCAAGAATGAAACCTTCCAACAAAAATATCCAAATGATTTGCCGCGTGCTCGCGCCGCGGCTTCTTAGCACCGCAATATCGCTTTTTTGCCGTTCCAAAGACTGTCGCGAATTCATGACGATGAAATAAAACACCATGGCGATCATGGGCGCCGCAAGCGTAAACAACAGCATTTGCAATTGCACGCTCTGCCTTTTGAATTCGTCCAGCATGGGCGAAAACGAAAAATCGACCTTCGTATTTTTCAGCATCTGGTACAGATCGATATCGAGCCGCGATAACGTATTGGATAACGGCGTCAATTGGCTCGTTCTGATTTCGCGCAAATCGAAAGCATAATACCAGTTTGCGATCGTAAGCGGGATCTTTTTTTGTTTCAGCAACTGTTCCGTGAACACCTTGTCATTGACGATCAGGGCGTTCACCAGCGGGTTAAATCCTTGATACCAATACGGATCGCCTTCCTGTTTCGGCTTGAACGAGCCCACAACTTTTACCGTGAGCGGTTTGGCCCCGCCTTGCACGGGATATTTGAATTCATCGCCAACGGTAAAATCGTTGCGGTACATAGCCTCCTCATAGACAACCGCCTCAATGATCCCGTC
It includes:
- a CDS encoding FtsX-like permease family protein, translating into MGRTLFRFLFRKMWNTRWMTGTTLVGLIFAVAFTLSIPMYADGALKRVVAKSLQEKNDGFPAGSILMRYQAVGSQKADLDSLATVRNYIQNEIPKQIGFPYFAYTEMLSIRGAQISPVDPNKVDPSKRRQMNMITMGDLESHVDITNGRMYSDAGADGIIEAVVYEEAMYRNDFTVGDEFKYPVQGGAKPLTVKVVGSFKPKQEGDPYWYQGFNPLVNALIVNDKVFTEQLLKQKKIPLTIANWYYAFDLREIRTSQLTPLSNTLSRLDIDLYQMLKNTKVDFSFSPMLDEFKRQSVQLQMLLFTLAAPMIAMVFYFIVMNSRQSLERQKSDIAVLRSRGASTRQIIWIFLLEGFILGGVSLVIGPLVGWFMAKSIGSSSGFLTFVDRKAIPVDVSAGTFVYALAAVLIAILAAVIPAIRYARSTIVGLKQQMARLDRKPLWQRWFLDVALLCVAGYGWYLFYERQMLSFATGLSNDQLQLDPLLFFVPALTIFAIGLCFLRIFPWILRLVNRLGGKFLPVPLYLTLTQLSRSSKAYFPLMLLLILTLGLGVYDSSAARTIDLNSTERTLYKYGTDVIVQTVWEGVSDALPQDPGNAGGGQNGGNESGQDGGQNGGGQNGGAPGFPGPDVSFDTNIRYVEPPFEIFRHLPGVEAAARVLRTKGNVVVSGRSVGMGAVMGIDNVDFAKVAWFRNDLFPYSPRQYLNLLGAYDELNGAAALVSADFAEKYRLKPGDLFTISLQQQAVEFVVVGTVPYWPTEYPQQMPFFIVNLDYIYDQVPLMPYEVWLKMKDGAMLTPAVQELQEHDITISAIENVKNELLTQRKHPARGGVFGILSLGFLVSVAISFIGYLLYWFFNLSSRVVQFGVLRAMGLSRKQLTGMLLLEQVFTAGLSIVLGFAIGRLASYLYLPFLQTTEDSQMQVPPFRVVFDFKDSLQIGIVVMIMLIAGATLLLMHIRRLRVHQAVKLGEER